A single window of Streptomyces sp. NBC_00464 DNA harbors:
- a CDS encoding S8 family serine peptidase yields MRQQLARRQGLLAAALTLAMGAPLLAAVPASADPAPTPAAQLLGKADTEVVRQLDKKDTTTFWVQLGSKADTSAAKRAKTRVGRDKAVIAAKKQHATTTQAGIEALVKKAGAHATSYWISNTLKITGDKALAEKIAARPEVASIAADKLLQLPEELPAEQEPTVNGVEWNLDSINAPKVWDELGVNGSDTVVANIDTGVDYQHSTLMNKYRGLKADGTYQHEYNWFDATASCPGDAPCDDHGHGTHTMGTMVGDDRDGNKIGVAPGAQWIAAKACTPIGCAQDALMAAGQWILAPTDRNGDNPRPDLAPDVVNNSWGAGVIDTWYKDMVQSWTDAGIFPAFSNGNDGPDCVTAGSPGAYTNSYATGAFDSDGDIAYFSSRGTGEDGAVKPDIAAPGVDVRSAAPGGGFAVMSGTSMASPHTAATVALMWAASPAIRGDVAATERLLDRTAHDVDDTTCGGSAENNNVYGEGRLDAYEAVAAVPRGPLGGLTGTVTSDGAPLAGATVELDGPMNALADTRADGTYSLPKLMVGDYKVKVTKFGYTTAESTATVIEDATATRDLTLALAPIGTLTGTVTTLSGPEAGAKIVVAGAPADTTTTTAADGTYALRLPAGAYQLTVTPVSRCATIGSFGVQVVAGEAGKDLTLPNRGDRFGTVCRTTHDTAFPSGATKLSTSSDYEGSAAVKFPFPVALYGKTYRQASANVEGYLSFEPSVNVSANRTLPYTGLPNGSLYPFWDNLQLATDGGDLYWSARGTAPHREIVVEWRNVVTSAARTQKLDFSVVIGEDGTYSFHYRNPTGGDYAQGSGATIGAENGDGTDALQYSYNEKSVSDGLAVEFRPTRSAALSGTVTDGNDAKALAGATVTVARDGETVATGTTGVDGGYLVQTPVTGDKADYDVTVTAAHYTAGTRTFALATGSTEQFSTALTTGRVTAAPANATTVVVPAEESRQRTLTLANSASDTGYTVTEASGSSWFSAAPAQGQLAKGAEQKVVLTFDTHGVAPGTALKGTVVVASDSGRTPEIRIPVTVSVPAYRTAIDAGGAKAYTDSASDAWTPDQKYTAGSYGFVGQSTKVSTTNAIEDTTDDKLLRTAREGALEYRFDQVPNGTYQVELDFAELGKVTAGQRLTDVLAEGSVHLPDLDIVAETGGSYRALTKSFTVTVTDGRLNVRLVATGTEKTLVNAIRVTQRPDLSS; encoded by the coding sequence GTGAGACAGCAACTCGCGCGACGGCAAGGCCTTCTGGCCGCCGCGCTCACCCTGGCCATGGGGGCGCCGCTCCTCGCGGCGGTGCCCGCCTCCGCAGACCCGGCACCGACCCCCGCGGCCCAGCTGCTGGGCAAGGCCGACACCGAGGTCGTCCGGCAGCTGGACAAGAAGGACACTACGACCTTCTGGGTGCAGCTCGGCTCCAAGGCCGACACCTCGGCCGCGAAGCGGGCGAAGACCCGGGTGGGCCGGGACAAGGCCGTCATCGCGGCCAAGAAGCAGCACGCCACCACCACTCAGGCCGGCATCGAGGCCTTGGTGAAGAAGGCGGGCGCGCACGCCACGTCGTACTGGATCAGCAACACCCTCAAGATCACGGGCGACAAGGCCCTCGCCGAGAAGATCGCCGCCCGCCCGGAGGTCGCCTCCATCGCGGCCGACAAGCTCCTCCAGCTGCCCGAGGAACTGCCCGCCGAGCAGGAACCGACGGTCAACGGCGTCGAGTGGAACCTCGACAGCATCAACGCGCCCAAGGTCTGGGACGAATTGGGCGTCAACGGAAGCGACACGGTCGTTGCCAACATCGACACCGGCGTCGACTACCAGCACTCGACGCTGATGAACAAGTACCGCGGTCTGAAGGCCGACGGCACGTACCAGCACGAGTACAACTGGTTCGACGCCACTGCCAGCTGCCCGGGCGACGCACCCTGCGACGACCACGGCCACGGCACCCACACCATGGGCACCATGGTCGGGGACGACCGCGACGGCAACAAGATCGGTGTCGCACCGGGCGCCCAGTGGATCGCCGCCAAGGCGTGCACCCCGATCGGCTGCGCGCAGGACGCGCTGATGGCCGCCGGCCAGTGGATCCTCGCGCCCACCGACCGCAACGGCGACAACCCGCGCCCGGACCTGGCCCCCGACGTCGTCAACAACTCCTGGGGTGCCGGCGTCATCGACACCTGGTACAAGGACATGGTCCAGTCATGGACCGACGCGGGGATCTTCCCCGCGTTCTCCAACGGCAACGACGGTCCCGACTGCGTCACCGCCGGTTCCCCGGGCGCCTACACCAACAGCTACGCCACCGGCGCCTTCGACAGTGACGGCGACATCGCGTACTTCTCGTCCCGCGGTACCGGCGAGGACGGTGCCGTCAAGCCTGACATCGCCGCCCCCGGTGTCGACGTCCGTTCGGCCGCGCCCGGTGGCGGATTCGCCGTCATGTCCGGTACGTCGATGGCGTCACCGCACACTGCCGCCACCGTCGCCCTGATGTGGGCGGCTTCCCCGGCGATCCGGGGTGACGTCGCGGCCACCGAACGCCTCCTCGACCGCACCGCCCACGACGTGGACGACACCACCTGCGGTGGCAGCGCCGAGAACAACAACGTCTACGGCGAGGGCCGGCTCGACGCCTACGAGGCCGTCGCAGCCGTGCCCCGGGGCCCGCTGGGCGGCCTCACCGGCACCGTCACCTCCGACGGCGCACCGCTGGCCGGCGCCACCGTGGAACTCGACGGACCGATGAACGCCCTCGCCGACACCCGCGCCGACGGCACGTACAGCCTGCCGAAGCTCATGGTCGGCGACTACAAGGTCAAGGTCACCAAGTTCGGTTACACGACCGCCGAGTCGACCGCCACCGTCATCGAGGACGCCACCGCCACGCGCGACCTGACCCTCGCCCTCGCGCCCATCGGCACGCTCACCGGCACCGTGACCACTCTGTCCGGCCCCGAGGCCGGCGCGAAGATCGTGGTGGCGGGCGCCCCCGCCGACACCACCACCACGACGGCGGCCGACGGTACGTACGCGCTCCGGCTCCCCGCCGGTGCCTACCAGCTGACGGTCACCCCGGTCTCCCGCTGCGCCACTATCGGATCGTTCGGCGTCCAGGTCGTCGCGGGCGAGGCCGGCAAGGACCTCACCCTGCCCAACCGCGGTGACCGGTTCGGCACCGTATGCCGGACCACGCACGACACCGCGTTCCCCTCCGGTGCCACCAAGCTGAGCACCAGCAGCGACTACGAGGGCTCGGCCGCGGTCAAGTTCCCCTTCCCGGTGGCGCTGTACGGCAAGACGTACCGGCAGGCCTCCGCGAACGTCGAGGGCTATCTCAGCTTCGAGCCGTCCGTCAACGTCAGCGCCAACCGGACCCTGCCCTACACGGGACTCCCCAACGGCTCCCTCTACCCGTTCTGGGACAACCTCCAGCTGGCCACCGACGGCGGTGACCTCTACTGGTCGGCCCGCGGCACCGCCCCGCACCGCGAGATCGTCGTGGAGTGGCGGAACGTGGTGACGTCCGCCGCGCGCACGCAGAAGCTCGACTTCTCCGTGGTGATCGGCGAGGACGGCACCTACTCCTTCCACTACCGCAACCCCACCGGCGGCGACTACGCGCAGGGTTCGGGCGCCACGATCGGGGCGGAGAACGGGGACGGCACCGACGCCCTGCAGTACTCGTACAACGAGAAGTCCGTCAGCGACGGCCTGGCCGTAGAGTTCCGGCCCACCCGCAGCGCCGCCCTGTCCGGCACCGTCACCGACGGCAACGACGCCAAGGCGCTCGCCGGAGCCACCGTCACCGTCGCGCGGGACGGCGAGACCGTCGCCACCGGCACCACGGGGGTCGATGGCGGCTACCTGGTGCAGACGCCGGTGACCGGCGACAAGGCCGACTACGACGTCACCGTCACCGCCGCGCACTACACGGCGGGCACCCGCACCTTCGCGCTCGCGACCGGCTCGACGGAACAGTTCTCCACCGCGCTGACCACCGGAAGGGTCACCGCCGCCCCGGCGAACGCGACCACCGTCGTCGTCCCCGCCGAGGAGAGCAGGCAGCGCACCCTCACCCTCGCCAACTCCGCTTCCGACACCGGCTACACGGTCACCGAGGCGAGTGGCTCCTCCTGGTTCAGCGCCGCGCCCGCACAGGGGCAGCTGGCCAAGGGCGCTGAGCAGAAGGTCGTCCTGACCTTCGACACGCACGGTGTGGCGCCCGGCACCGCCCTCAAGGGCACCGTCGTCGTCGCCTCCGACAGCGGCCGCACCCCGGAGATCAGGATTCCGGTGACCGTGTCCGTGCCCGCCTACCGCACGGCGATCGACGCCGGCGGGGCCAAGGCGTACACCGACTCCGCGTCCGACGCCTGGACCCCGGACCAGAAGTACACGGCCGGCTCGTACGGCTTCGTCGGCCAGTCCACGAAGGTGAGCACCACCAACGCCATCGAGGACACCACCGACGACAAGCTGCTGCGGACCGCCCGCGAAGGCGCCCTCGAATACCGCTTCGACCAGGTACCGAACGGCACCTACCAGGTCGAGCTGGACTTCGCCGAGCTCGGCAAGGTCACGGCCGGGCAGCGCCTCACCGACGTCCTCGCCGAGGGCTCCGTCCACCTGCCCGACCTCGACATCGTCGCCGAGACCGGCGGCAGCTACCGGGCGCTCACCAAGTCCTTCACGGTCACCGTCACCGACGGCCGACTGAACGTCCGGCTGGTCGCCACCGGCACCGAGAAGACCCTCGTCAACGCCATCCGCGTCACCCAGCGTCCCGACCTGAGCAGCTGA
- a CDS encoding S8 family serine peptidase, which translates to MLRQVPSRRRGSVALLLVGVMGLPMLGLLPAAAAAPSEPSPYIQKTDSAVREELAAKDRATFWIQLGEQADTSAARKVKIKADRGRAVIKAKKAEADRSQAGLAALLKKAGAPHTSYWIANTLKVTADKALAVRIAARPEVAAIEEDEPLVLPHATTGGRVNTVEGVEWNVDRIGAPKVWNDLGKHGEGIVVANIDSGVDYRHPALTGSYRGHRADGTYDHNYNWFDPADDCTGDSPCDNDGHGTHTMGTMVGDDGTANAVGVAPAATWIAAKACENNACPRDALLAAGQWILAPTDRTGADPRPDLAPDVVNNSWGTTTLDLWYKATVQAWHDAGIFASFSNGNAGPNCLTTGSPGGYDNAYSSGAFDSNGDIADFSSRGAGEGSGIKPNLAAPGVDIRSAWPGGGYQSLNGTSMAAPHTAATVALMWSASPDIRGNVDETERLLDSTAVDTFDPSCGGTVANNNVWGEGKLDAYAAVMSTPRGPLGALTGTVTADGKPLAGATVRLDGPMQASVRTADDGTYALSRTMAGDYTVSVSQYGYLTDTSAVTVVANGTVTRNADLKTAPTGAVTGTVRVKGGPEAGAGLAVSDTPVSMTTGDDGAYALHLPVGTYQVAVTPGDKCAKAMAFQITVGDGTSSKDLDLPVRTDGHGTTCQVVAGAPYPTGDTKLPLSGAAGSAPVELPFPVALYGHTYTSANVTVEGVLAFGPSSTTSINEELPFTGTPNGALYPFWDNFLMDSSSGVYTAFRGTAPHRELVVEWRNVLLSDNKPQRVSFAAVMNEDGGYTFHYKDIEDGAAERGSSATVGAENHDGTDAFQYSCNEAALRDGMTLAFRPERSASLAGTVTDANDGKALVGARVTVSRDGATVGTGTSGADGQYLVQVPAKDAGAYGIRVDAPHYEAATRTATLSGGEVSRGDSALRTGRVTASPDDGWQLVVPAGERRTRTFTLTDSGLAADYTVAEKDGAGWLTADPAAGRLATDAPQKVTVTFDASGATPGSVLRGTLRVASESGRAPVLDIPVTVAVPAYRTAIDAGSGAAGPVADSAGDLWAPDRAYTEGSYGYLGRTGTVTTRKSIAGTDDQALYSSAAKGAYEYRFDGLPDGTYQVELGFAELSSTQPGKRVFDVLAEGVQELPDVDIALEAGGTYRALARTFTVHVGDGQLNLRFASPSDQPLVNSIRVTHRPDLG; encoded by the coding sequence GTGTTGAGGCAAGTTCCCTCACGGCGACGCGGCAGCGTCGCCCTCCTGCTCGTGGGTGTCATGGGCCTGCCAATGCTGGGGTTGCTGCCCGCGGCGGCGGCCGCCCCGTCCGAGCCGAGCCCGTACATACAGAAGACGGACAGCGCGGTACGCGAGGAGCTCGCCGCGAAGGACCGGGCCACCTTCTGGATCCAGCTCGGTGAGCAGGCCGACACCTCCGCCGCCCGCAAGGTGAAGATCAAGGCCGACCGCGGCCGTGCCGTCATCAAGGCGAAGAAGGCCGAGGCCGACCGGAGCCAGGCCGGCCTTGCCGCCCTTCTCAAGAAGGCCGGTGCGCCCCACACGTCGTACTGGATCGCCAACACGCTGAAGGTGACGGCCGACAAGGCGCTCGCCGTCAGGATCGCGGCGCGGCCGGAGGTCGCCGCGATCGAGGAGGACGAACCGCTCGTCCTCCCGCACGCCACCACCGGCGGCCGGGTGAACACGGTCGAGGGCGTGGAATGGAACGTCGACCGGATCGGCGCTCCCAAGGTCTGGAACGACCTGGGCAAGCACGGCGAGGGCATCGTCGTCGCCAACATCGACTCCGGAGTCGACTACCGTCACCCCGCCCTGACCGGAAGCTACCGGGGCCACCGTGCCGACGGCACGTACGACCACAACTACAACTGGTTCGACCCCGCCGACGACTGTACGGGGGACAGCCCGTGCGACAACGACGGGCACGGCACCCACACCATGGGCACGATGGTCGGCGACGACGGCACCGCCAACGCCGTCGGTGTCGCCCCCGCAGCGACCTGGATCGCGGCCAAGGCCTGTGAGAACAACGCCTGCCCGCGCGACGCGCTGCTCGCCGCCGGACAGTGGATCCTCGCCCCGACCGACAGGACCGGCGCCGACCCCCGACCCGACCTGGCCCCGGACGTCGTCAACAACTCCTGGGGCACCACCACACTCGACCTCTGGTACAAGGCCACCGTCCAGGCCTGGCACGACGCGGGAATCTTCGCCTCGTTCTCCAACGGCAACGCCGGGCCGAACTGTCTGACGACCGGCTCGCCCGGCGGCTACGACAACGCCTACTCCTCCGGCGCCTTCGACAGCAACGGCGACATCGCCGACTTCTCCTCGCGCGGCGCCGGCGAGGGCAGCGGCATCAAGCCCAATCTGGCCGCACCGGGCGTGGACATCCGCTCCGCCTGGCCGGGCGGTGGATACCAGTCCCTCAACGGCACATCGATGGCGGCTCCGCACACCGCCGCGACCGTCGCCCTGATGTGGTCCGCCTCGCCCGACATCCGCGGCAACGTCGACGAGACGGAACGTCTGCTCGACAGCACGGCCGTCGACACGTTCGACCCGAGCTGTGGTGGGACCGTGGCCAACAACAACGTCTGGGGCGAGGGCAAGCTGGACGCCTACGCGGCCGTGATGTCCACCCCGCGCGGCCCGCTCGGCGCGCTGACCGGCACCGTCACCGCGGACGGCAAGCCCCTCGCCGGGGCGACCGTGCGCCTGGACGGCCCCATGCAGGCGAGCGTCCGCACCGCCGACGACGGCACCTACGCGCTCAGCAGGACGATGGCCGGCGACTACACCGTGTCCGTCTCGCAGTACGGCTACCTCACCGACACCTCCGCCGTCACCGTCGTCGCCAACGGCACGGTGACCCGGAACGCCGATCTGAAGACCGCGCCCACCGGCGCAGTGACCGGCACCGTACGCGTCAAGGGCGGCCCCGAGGCGGGCGCCGGACTCGCGGTGTCCGACACACCCGTCTCCATGACGACGGGCGACGACGGCGCGTACGCGCTCCACCTGCCCGTCGGCACGTACCAGGTGGCCGTCACACCCGGCGACAAGTGCGCCAAGGCCATGGCGTTCCAGATCACCGTCGGGGACGGCACGAGCAGCAAGGACCTCGACCTGCCCGTACGCACGGACGGTCACGGCACCACCTGCCAAGTCGTCGCCGGTGCCCCCTACCCGACCGGCGACACCAAGCTGCCGCTCAGCGGGGCGGCGGGCAGCGCCCCCGTCGAACTGCCCTTCCCCGTCGCGCTGTACGGCCACACGTACACCTCGGCCAACGTCACGGTCGAGGGCGTCCTCGCCTTCGGCCCGAGCAGCACGACCAGCATCAACGAGGAACTGCCGTTCACCGGCACCCCGAACGGCGCTCTCTACCCGTTCTGGGACAACTTCCTGATGGACTCCTCCTCCGGCGTCTACACCGCGTTCCGGGGCACCGCGCCGCATCGTGAACTCGTCGTCGAGTGGCGCAACGTGCTCCTGAGCGACAACAAGCCCCAGCGCGTGAGCTTCGCCGCCGTCATGAACGAGGACGGCGGCTACACCTTCCACTACAAGGACATCGAGGACGGCGCCGCCGAACGCGGCTCCAGCGCCACCGTCGGCGCCGAGAACCACGACGGCACCGACGCCTTCCAGTACTCCTGCAACGAGGCCGCCCTGCGTGACGGCATGACCCTCGCGTTCCGGCCCGAGAGGAGCGCGTCCCTCGCCGGCACGGTCACCGACGCCAACGACGGCAAGGCACTCGTCGGCGCCCGTGTGACCGTCAGCCGCGACGGGGCGACGGTGGGCACCGGAACCTCGGGCGCCGACGGCCAGTACCTCGTGCAGGTCCCGGCCAAGGACGCGGGCGCGTACGGGATCCGCGTCGACGCACCCCACTACGAGGCCGCCACTCGCACGGCGACGCTCTCCGGCGGCGAGGTCTCGCGCGGCGACAGCGCCCTGCGTACCGGCCGGGTGACGGCGTCGCCCGACGACGGCTGGCAGCTCGTCGTCCCGGCGGGGGAGCGCCGCACCCGCACCTTCACCCTCACCGACTCCGGACTCGCCGCCGACTACACCGTCGCCGAGAAGGACGGTGCCGGCTGGCTGACGGCCGACCCCGCCGCCGGCCGGCTCGCCACCGACGCCCCGCAGAAGGTGACCGTCACCTTCGACGCCTCGGGCGCCACGCCCGGCTCCGTCCTGCGCGGCACCCTGCGGGTGGCCTCCGAGAGCGGCCGTGCGCCGGTCCTCGACATCCCCGTCACCGTCGCCGTGCCCGCCTACCGCACCGCGATCGACGCGGGGTCCGGCGCCGCGGGACCGGTGGCCGACTCGGCCGGTGACCTCTGGGCCCCGGACCGGGCCTACACCGAGGGCTCGTACGGCTACCTCGGCCGCACCGGCACCGTCACCACCCGTAAGTCCATTGCCGGCACCGACGACCAGGCGCTGTACTCCAGCGCCGCGAAGGGCGCCTACGAGTACCGCTTCGACGGTCTCCCGGACGGCACCTACCAGGTGGAGCTCGGCTTCGCCGAACTGAGCAGCACCCAGCCCGGCAAGCGGGTGTTCGACGTCCTCGCCGAAGGCGTCCAGGAACTCCCGGACGTCGACATCGCCCTGGAGGCGGGCGGCACCTATCGCGCACTGGCCCGGACGTTCACCGTCCACGTCGGCGACGGACAGCTCAACCTGCGGTTCGCGAGCCCCTCCGACCAGCCGCTCGTCAACTCCATCCGCGTCACCCACCGGCCCGACCTGGGCTGA
- a CDS encoding S8 family peptidase has translation MPGSRRLPLLAAAAALALSVSGLGQTPGVAAPSVPESPGAAAQPTEHQVTLVTGDVVRLTQWPDGRRSAMLVPAEGGTVRHNAFISESSDGLFVIPEQARELVDAGQVDAQLFNVSALVEQGYDDAHAADLPLIVSYGSGARAARATVPDGTARTRTLKSLGAAALRTHKKQARTFWDEAVRPGGNNRRSALDGGMTRIWLDAKVTASLDRSVPQIGAPAAWQAGYDGEGVKVAVLDSGIDATHPDLSGKVVESRNFTTEGDAASVVDNNGHGTHVADTVVGSGAASGGKYKGVAPGAQLVIGKVLDKNGQGTSSAVIGAMEWAAHTGAKVISMSLGSGPGNGDDPSSLAVERLTEETGALFVIAAGNEGPAPNTVSNPAAAPSALAVAAVDHNDVTASFSSRGPLANTTLKPDISAPGVGIVAARAAGTSKGQVVDDHYTALSGTSMATPHVSGAAAILVQEHPDWSPRRLKDALMSTSKSVDGATGYEQGAGRVDVARATRQTLTATGSVGYGFFKYGVDHDPVTRTVEYRNDGDTAQVLDLSVRGDNGLGAPLPAGMVAASADTVTVPAHGTAEVQLTASPGTGPRGRISGALTAIARDGSVAVHTEFGLVKEAQVAVLTVHAVNHAGQVAYRNSDVSLYNLDTGALTTLPLNSKGDAIFRVQPGNYSLMGFLAGLDEAGKQVVDFTLAGDPQMVVDSDRTITLDGTAAKEIKVKTPTPAEHRGLMVGYERSSGSRSVTQIAQLDQYVDRVYALPTEQTTREQFTLFTQWVMYTPEIRIEAVGHGTVRSPEYVTGSPRLDGVSLRRVVPVGTASPADLTGVDLSGRIALIRASADTALADQVAAVAKAGAKAVLLYTSEPGRYLASAGTATLAIPALTLDAGPGQKLAAEAASGHQVLLIAAEAASRYAYDLLFPWDGRIPDDTTLTVDSGNSARIEADYHAQTAHPDAQDLRWAYRPGAPTATVWTTPRPLPAPIHRTEWVSANGVTWRHLVYLDKEWGSHYSGPMTDYSPGQVLEEGWLKQVSRPAVPENDPEYVPVRGATQMNLAITPWTDSEAGHDGVYSYVTDKFTTQLSAHGEVLAKRITATGSFPAPYAEPTEYTLVMDSARTAEYWKMSTKTHSEWRFTSARPASGTTPLPLLQLYYDLPLDLLNRAPAGRKFSFDVRTEEPGTAGPVRARTLTADVSYDDGTTWHRAGVTGSADGRFTVSTHHPEGPGFVSLRIGAEDADGNTVQQTITRAYAVK, from the coding sequence GTGCCCGGATCCAGACGGTTACCCCTACTGGCGGCGGCTGCCGCCCTCGCCCTGAGCGTGAGCGGCCTCGGCCAGACGCCGGGCGTGGCCGCCCCGTCCGTCCCCGAAAGCCCCGGCGCAGCAGCGCAGCCCACGGAGCATCAGGTCACCCTCGTCACGGGCGATGTGGTGCGTCTGACCCAGTGGCCGGACGGCCGCCGCTCGGCGATGCTCGTCCCCGCCGAGGGCGGCACCGTCCGCCACAACGCGTTCATCAGCGAATCGTCCGACGGCCTGTTCGTCATTCCCGAACAGGCGCGGGAGCTGGTCGATGCCGGCCAGGTCGACGCTCAGCTGTTCAACGTCAGCGCCCTGGTCGAGCAGGGGTACGACGATGCGCACGCCGCGGACCTGCCGCTGATCGTCTCGTACGGATCAGGAGCCCGCGCCGCCCGCGCCACGGTGCCCGACGGTACCGCCCGCACCAGGACCCTCAAGAGCCTCGGCGCCGCCGCGCTCCGTACGCACAAGAAGCAGGCAAGGACGTTCTGGGACGAGGCGGTGCGCCCCGGCGGCAACAACAGGCGGTCCGCGCTCGACGGGGGCATGACCCGGATCTGGCTCGACGCCAAGGTCACGGCCTCCCTCGACCGGAGTGTCCCGCAGATCGGTGCCCCGGCCGCCTGGCAGGCCGGCTACGACGGCGAGGGCGTGAAGGTCGCCGTGCTCGACAGTGGCATCGACGCGACCCACCCCGACCTGAGCGGCAAGGTCGTCGAGTCCCGTAACTTCACCACCGAGGGCGACGCCGCATCGGTGGTCGACAACAACGGCCACGGCACTCATGTCGCCGACACCGTCGTCGGCAGCGGCGCCGCCTCCGGCGGCAAGTACAAGGGCGTCGCTCCGGGCGCGCAGCTCGTCATCGGCAAGGTGCTCGACAAGAACGGCCAGGGCACTTCGTCCGCCGTGATCGGCGCCATGGAGTGGGCCGCGCACACCGGTGCCAAGGTGATCAGCATGAGCCTGGGCAGCGGTCCGGGCAACGGCGACGACCCCTCCAGCCTCGCCGTGGAGAGGCTGACGGAGGAGACCGGCGCACTGTTCGTCATCGCGGCCGGCAACGAGGGGCCCGCCCCCAACACCGTCTCCAACCCCGCCGCCGCGCCCTCCGCCCTGGCCGTCGCGGCCGTGGACCACAACGACGTCACCGCGTCCTTCTCCAGCCGCGGCCCCCTCGCCAACACCACGCTCAAGCCGGACATCTCCGCGCCCGGCGTCGGGATCGTCGCCGCGCGGGCCGCGGGAACGTCCAAGGGGCAGGTCGTCGACGACCACTACACGGCGCTCAGCGGCACCTCCATGGCCACGCCGCACGTGTCGGGTGCTGCCGCGATCCTGGTCCAGGAGCATCCGGACTGGTCGCCGCGGCGTCTGAAGGACGCGCTGATGTCCACCTCCAAGTCGGTGGACGGGGCGACCGGTTACGAGCAGGGCGCGGGCCGTGTGGACGTGGCGAGGGCCACCCGCCAGACCCTCACCGCGACGGGTTCGGTCGGCTACGGCTTCTTCAAGTACGGCGTCGACCACGACCCGGTGACCCGCACCGTCGAGTACCGCAACGACGGGGACACCGCGCAGGTCCTCGACCTGTCCGTCCGCGGCGACAACGGCCTGGGGGCCCCGCTGCCCGCCGGCATGGTCGCCGCCTCCGCGGACACCGTGACGGTTCCCGCCCACGGCACCGCCGAGGTGCAGTTGACGGCTTCCCCAGGGACCGGCCCGCGTGGCCGGATCAGCGGTGCGCTCACCGCGATCGCGCGTGACGGATCGGTTGCCGTGCACACCGAGTTCGGCCTGGTGAAGGAGGCCCAGGTGGCCGTCCTCACCGTGCATGCCGTCAACCACGCCGGGCAGGTCGCCTACCGCAACAGCGACGTGAGCCTGTACAACCTGGACACCGGCGCGCTCACCACCCTGCCCCTCAACTCCAAGGGGGACGCGATCTTCCGCGTACAGCCGGGCAACTACAGCCTGATGGGCTTCCTGGCCGGGCTCGACGAGGCGGGCAAGCAGGTCGTCGACTTCACGCTCGCCGGCGATCCGCAGATGGTGGTCGACAGCGACCGAACGATCACCCTCGACGGCACGGCCGCGAAGGAGATCAAGGTCAAGACCCCGACCCCGGCCGAGCACCGCGGCTTGATGGTGGGGTACGAACGCTCCAGCGGATCCCGCTCGGTGACACAGATCGCGCAGCTCGACCAGTACGTCGACCGCGTGTACGCGCTGCCGACCGAGCAGACCACCCGTGAGCAGTTCACGCTGTTCACCCAGTGGGTGATGTACACCCCCGAGATCCGGATCGAAGCGGTCGGGCACGGGACGGTACGGAGTCCTGAGTACGTGACCGGGTCCCCGAGGCTCGACGGCGTCTCCCTGCGCAGGGTCGTCCCGGTCGGCACCGCATCGCCTGCGGACCTCACCGGAGTGGATCTGTCCGGGAGGATCGCCCTGATCCGCGCATCCGCGGACACGGCCCTCGCCGACCAGGTCGCTGCAGTGGCGAAGGCGGGCGCGAAGGCGGTGCTCCTCTACACCAGCGAGCCCGGCCGCTATCTCGCGTCGGCCGGCACGGCCACCCTCGCCATACCCGCCCTCACCCTCGACGCCGGGCCGGGGCAGAAGCTCGCCGCAGAGGCCGCGTCCGGACACCAGGTCCTGCTGATCGCCGCGGAAGCGGCCAGCCGTTACGCGTACGACCTGCTCTTTCCGTGGGACGGTCGGATTCCCGACGACACCACGCTGACGGTCGACAGCGGCAACTCCGCACGGATTGAGGCCGATTACCACGCGCAGACCGCGCACCCGGACGCGCAGGACCTGCGCTGGGCCTACCGTCCGGGTGCCCCCACCGCCACGGTCTGGACCACACCGCGTCCCCTGCCCGCGCCCATCCACCGCACCGAGTGGGTGTCGGCGAACGGCGTCACCTGGCGCCACCTCGTCTATCTGGACAAGGAATGGGGCAGCCATTACAGCGGGCCGATGACCGACTACAGCCCCGGGCAGGTCCTCGAGGAGGGCTGGCTCAAGCAGGTGTCCCGTCCGGCCGTTCCCGAGAACGACCCCGAGTACGTGCCGGTACGCGGCGCCACCCAGATGAACCTGGCCATCACTCCCTGGACCGACTCCGAGGCCGGGCACGACGGTGTGTACTCCTACGTCACCGACAAGTTCACCACCCAGCTCTCCGCGCACGGTGAGGTGCTGGCCAAACGCATCACGGCCACCGGATCGTTCCCCGCCCCCTACGCCGAGCCGACCGAGTACACCCTGGTCATGGACAGTGCCCGCACCGCCGAGTACTGGAAGATGTCCACGAAAACACACTCGGAGTGGCGCTTCACCTCGGCCCGCCCGGCCTCCGGCACCACGCCGCTTCCACTGCTGCAGCTCTACTACGACCTGCCGCTGGATCTGCTCAACCGTGCTCCCGCAGGAAGGAAGTTCAGCTTCGATGTGCGTACCGAGGAGCCGGGCACGGCCGGCCCCGTGCGGGCCAGGACGCTGACGGCGGACGTCTCGTACGACGACGGAACGACCTGGCACAGGGCGGGGGTGACCGGCAGTGCCGACGGCCGGTTCACCGTGTCCACCCACCACCCCGAGGGCCCTGGCTTCGTCTCGTTGCGCATCGGCGCCGAGGACGCCGACGGCAACACGGTGCAGCAGACCATCACCCGGGCCTACGCCGTGAAGTGA